AAAAATAGAATTCACCAATTTGGTCGGAAAACCAACACCCTCATTTCTGACCTTTTACTAACGCACGTGCAACTTGCCTTTTAGACGCCGGAAATCTCTCACATCTCTAGACATTAGCAGCGTCACTCGGATTCGGCACCCAATTTTCCatatctctctctctcactctccTTTCTATGTTCAAAACTTCAATCACTCTCTCTACCCGAAAAGACCAACAGAGATCCTAGTTCCAAAACCCTAGATTGTTTCTATATTTTCCACACCCAGAAAACACTGGTATATTGAGTATTCGTTCGCTCTGTATATCATCACTCTCTAACATTCAAACCAAAGTTTGATCCTTTTCAATGAGGATACAACTCTATTCTCAAACCCGGATCTGATTTCAACCATTGACTCctaccacttcttcttcttttgatttgcttATTGTTATTGAATTAAAAATGGGTGGAGTAACCTCATCCATGGCAGCTAAATTCGCTTTCTTTCCACCGAACCCCCCTTCATATAAAGTCGTTGTTGATGAAACTACTGGAAAATTAACAATCACCGGTGTTCCTAAAAAAGATAATGTTAATGCTGATGTTTTAAGGATACCAACTAAGAGAGGAAATGAAGTAATTGCAGTTTATGTAAAGAACCCGTTAGCAAAACTTACATTATTATATTCTCATGGTAACGCAGCTGATTTAGGTCAAATGTATGAGCTCTTTGTAGATCTTAGTCTTCATCTATGTGTTAACTTGATGGGGTtagtatctttttcttttttaaaggtTACTTAGATTCATAAATAACTCAAGTTCAAGTGAACTTTTTCTAATTTGGGTTTCATAAATATACGATTTTTGTTCCTGCAGGTATGATTATTCTGGTTATGGGCAGTCTTCTGGAAAGGTATGAAATTACTAGTCCGGGTTTATCGAGTTAATTTCACTTTTGAAATTTAAGTGAGAAGAAGATCATTAATAGTTGCTTCAAAAATTTCTCTTTCAATTCAACTAACAAAGAATCATTAATTAGTGTATATAATTTCACTTTTGcattaaagaaaaagaagaagatcatGACCATGTGTGTTATAATGTAGCCTAGTGAACAAAACACGTATGCGGACATTGAAGCTACCTATAGATTCCTTGAAGAAAACTACGGGACAAAGGAGGAAGATGTTATACTCTATGGGCAATCAGTTGGTAGCGGTCCAACTTTGGATTTGGCAACTAGGTTACGTCGGCTGAGAGCTGTTGTTCTTCACAGTCCAATCCTTTCTGGACTTCGAGTCATTTACCCAGTCAAAAAAACCTATTGGTTTGACATATATAAGGTTTCGTTTATATTATTCATCCCTTGTCataagttttattcaaaatactgataTGTGAAGCTTCCTTTCTTAATGAACTACTAAAAGCTTCTTGCTTTTGCAGAACATTGAAAAAATTCCTCTAGTAGTTTGCCCTGTCTTGGTGATTCATGTGAGCAACTCTACCCTACTTATTTGTTTATCTACCGTGTTGAAGCAAATATGGCAGGTCAACATTTTGATGTAGTGCTATGTGCTAATGTAGATTTCTTCAACACCATGGTCCCCTTAAGTCACTTATAAATATGGTGGTGTTTTACTGGAATCAGCAAAACTGATCATGAAATCTCTAATTGTATAGTACTTAGCTCTATGATTTTCCAAAAGTAGTGCTAAGATACTGTAGTTACAATGTTTTTAGTTATGTGAAAAAAGGAGTGGGGTTTTGGTCATTATAGACTGATGGCTTTTCTGAGTTGAATCATGATCCGTGCATTTTATACTGAAGTTCTTAAAATGACTTGGTTTTTGAGTAGGAAGCTAGGCATGCAATTATACGAGTATGATGACTTTCCAGAACATATACTGTCGGTCTTTTCTTTTATATTGGGTAATTAGCTGACTTATATACATGCTGGGTCTAGAGAGGTTTCTGGTTTAATACCAACTCTTGGGTGTAGGTGCTGGTTTCTACTTTCTTGTTTGCATCCCTAGGTATCCTTCCTGGGCCTTAGTGTGGCTCTCTGTCAATGAAGAATGCTCCTGTTATAATGTGAAACTGCTTGTTATAGGATTTGTGAAGCTTCGAATCTTTGAGCTTGACTGTTCTTGATGCTTGCAGGGAACTGCAGATGACGTTGTCGACTTCTCACATGGTAAGAAGTTGTGGGAGAAATGTAAAGAGAAGTATGAGCCTCTATGGCTTAAAGGAGGCAGCCATTGTAACTTAGAAATCTACCCTGAGTACATAAAGCATCTCAAGAAGTTTATGTCAGCAATCGAAAAAGTTTCTCATCTCAAAATAGAGTCTGGGCATCATAGTCAACATAGTCAAGAACAGTCAGAGCCTCCACGAAACAGCGTAGACCATAGAGAAAAGCCTAGATTGAGCATGGACCTGAGACAAAAATCGTGGTCTAGTGTAGACCAAAGAGAGAAGTCTAGGTTGAGCGTGGACCAGAGGGAGAAGTCTAGGTTAAATGTGGACCAAAGAGAGAAATCTAGGGCGAGCGTTGATTGTAAAGAGAAGTCAAGATCCAGCACTGACAGGAGAGAGAAATCAAGAGAGAGTGTTGATCTACCTGATAAGGCAAGGACCAGCACTGACCAACCAGACAAAGCAAGGAACAGCATTGACCGGTCTGACAGATTTGAACTTTATAAGCATGTCATTTTTTCCCCTATATTTCTATAGTGGTTTTCTTGACTGTTGAAATTAAATATTGACAGCTTTGGAAATATGATGAGATCAGTTGCATCCTGCAATATCGATTGTTTGAAGCACACAGTTTCGGAGGCCTGAGATGACAATGAGGTCAGAGTTGGTACTCTATTTTGCTTTATCTTGACTATTGCTTGCTTATCAGTTGGGTTTTGCTCATGATATGAAAAACTTATCCCAATGTTCTCTTGTTATCTGTTCAGTAGTGAAAGATTGTGAAATCAAGTACTTGGGGATTTTTAAAAAATATTGAGTTACATTTGTTAAGATCCATAGATTTAATGGTTTAAGCTCGCACGATTTCAACAAAACAAATAGTATAATGTGTACCATTTAATTTTTACTACTGAAATATAGTTAATGTTCAAGAATAAGTGTTTATTCATTGTTTTGAAATTAAGTCCAGTGATGTATGGTAATCTTAAAGTTCTAAAAAAACTCAAGTCTTCACTTGTATGTGTTCGTTTTCTTTTTGTTGATTCTACGAATGTGGTTTTTATTAGAGATTGTAAATGGATGTTTGTTGATAAGCAGGTAATATCCACGTTGACAATGTATACTAAGGAAGTTATTGTCTTTGGATCCTTACAATGGTAGAAGAGGATGGCGTTATTATGTTGGTCACTTGTACATTGTTGAGCTGAGGCAAGGGAAGATTTTTTACCCTCATCTTCGCTGAGAGATACGTCAGTAATGAAAATCAATGCTCTAAAAAACGAGACACGTGTGAAGAAAAAGTCCATATAAATGCTCATTGGTATAGACAAATGGTTTTTCCTCTATTTGTAACAATTGGTTTTCAGGGAACATGGCTTAGATAAAGTTGTTGGCAGATCATTATCATGTTACGGTGCTGGTGCTTTTATTGTAGCATTTTTGCTTTCATGTACATAAAGATCTTTGTGATTATGCTTTGATTTGAATGTGATTAAATGCATTAAAATACCAGAAAAAATTGAGGGCAGTTTCAGTCTTTCGCATGTAAAAAGATCCTACCCATAATTCGAAATATACGGTTCAATTTTATTTGGGTTCTTACGATCTAATGGCCACGATTCacctaaaattagaaattttaTTTGGGGTCTTAAGATGGGtctcatatttttttttctgcCTAAAGGAAAATCAAAACTGAAGAAAGCATAGGGGCCAAAAGCTAGGTTCCAAAATTAGTTCCTAGGTTCAATAGGTGTTGGCTCAACACTTGTAGagaagataaatttttttttttgatgcgaaACAACATTCATTGCTAATACATTAATTACATAACTTCAACTGACAGTTTGATCATCCCTTATAGTTTTAGCAAACTTAGATGGGATGTTACAACTAAAAGCAAAAGAGTTTCTGTCAGCTCTTACAGTGTTTGCTACTACATGCTCAGCATTATTTTCCGATCTATGTACATAGGTAATAGTAGAGCAAGAAACAAAAGAGAGTAGGTACTTAATTTCATCAACTAATCCTTGGTTTCTCCAATTAACCAAAGATTTAGTACTGTTAACTGATTCAACCAGATTCATACAGTCACGTTCAAAGATAACATTCTGCAGGTGATTATCTCTGGCCCATAATAAAACTTCTTTCATGGCCAGACATTTAGCATGCTCGGGATCTACTCCTGCATGGAAGTACTTGCCTCTGATGCCCCATCATTTCCCTGAGAAGTCACGAACAATTAGACCGATTCCAAAGTTTGAAGAAATATAATCGAATGAAGcatcaatatttattttcaaTTCATGAGCTAAAGGAGGCCTCCAAGTCTGATGAGTTTCCCCCAGATTGTGGTGCCTGTTGATAGAATTATTGAGAGTGCATTGATTTATCATGTTTTTTATGTAATAAATTGTGGAACACACATTTTGATTCTTATTTTGAAACACCTTAGAGCAACGATTTTTCCATATAAACCAAGTTGTTATCATAACAGTTGAAATCCAATGTTCCCTATCTTGAGAGTAATTATTAATTGAGTTTTAAAACCAACTTGTTATCTAATCTGTAACCTGAATCTGATGTTGTTGTAATTGGGCCACATTGACATTCATAGCCAGCCAAACTGACTTGGAGTAATCACAATCTAACAGTAAATGTTGGATTGTTTCATCTCCTTGAGAGCATCTGGGACAAATTGTATCAATGTCTTTCCTATACTTATACAGTTCAACTGCAGTCGGCACAATTCCTTTAAGGCATTTCCAAATGAATAGCTTAACCTTATGAGGAGTATTAGATTTCCACAATGACTTCCAGTTGATGTTTGATCTATTCATTTGAGAATTATCAGTTACGCTAGTCTGCCTCATTAGGGAATTGTAAGTGGACTTTACCGAAAATTCTCCATTCCTATTTGGTTCCCAGATCATTTTTTCATTACCTACTTGGACCAATTGCATATTCAGAATTGACCTAGCTATTTCACGCGGGAAAAGATCCGTAACAAGCTGAGCATTCCACCTTCTTGGATTCTGCAGCATTAAGTCAGAAACATAGACTATTCTGGCCGGTTCCTTAAAAGAAGTATTTGGTGTCGATGGATATTCGAAACCTTCTACCCATTTATCATACCAAACTAGAATTCTAGTTCCACATCTGACATCCCACCTATAGAATTTCCTTACATAATGCAGACCTATCTCCAGTCCCTTCCAAATCCATAGTAGGAGGCTCTTGTAGATGAAGAAAGTCACAGTATGGGGAGTATTTTTCTTTCATAATCTTTACCCAAGCCTTATCTCTCTGTGTGCATAATTGCCAAGCAAGTTTGGTTATCAGCACAAGATTAAATTGCTCAAGATTTCTAAATGCGAAACCTCCATCAGCTTTAGAATGGCAAAGACAACTCCAAGCAATCAAACTTAAAACCTTATTTGATTTGTGACCCTACTAGAATTTCCTTTGTAGGGAATCTAATTTCCTTATTGTATTCCTAGGAAGTCTGAAATTACTCATATAATGAGTGGGAATTGTGTTTAAAACTGACTTTACCAGTGTTGACCTTGCTTCCTGATTAAGAGTCTTTGCACACCAACCTTGAAACCTATGCTCATATGAATCTTGAATAGAGCTAAAAGAGTTGTTCTTTTATCTTCCTAAAAGTATAGGAAGTCCAAGGTATTTATCTGAGGTACACAATTCTTAACTCCCAGTTCATTCCTAATGGCTAACTTGTCTTCATACAGTAAATCACTTGTAATAAATGCTGATGATTTGGAAAAATTAATGAGTTGACCTTAGAGATCACTAAATTGCTTCAAACAAGACTTAACTTGAGCTATACTCGTCTTGTCAGCATTGAGGAACAACatacaatcatctgcaaacaGCAAATGATTGATAGAAATGGAATTCTTCGCTACCTTGATATCTTTCAGCAGATTAAGAGATTCCGACGCAGTTAAAGATCTAGCTAGATATTCCATATATAAAATGAAAAGGtaaggggataaaggatccccttTCCTAAGTCCCCTAGAAGGAATGTAAGACTGGCAGGTACTTTCATTTAGTCTAATGGCTACTGTAGTAGTCGGTATGACTGTTGGATTAAAGTACGCCATTCTTCACAGAAACCCAAAGAGAGAAGCATTTTATCTATAAAAGTCCATTCAACCTTGTCGAAGGCCTTCGACATATCTAACTTTAGTGCTACCAAGCCCtgctttttctttgatttttttattgTGTGAATCAATTCATGTGCCATAACAATATTATCATTAATATATCTCTTGGGTACATAGGCAGCTTGAGATGGCGAAATGATATTCTCCATTAAAGGTTCATTCTGGTGACCAACAATTTAGAAATTATTTTGTATGTAATGTTACATAGGCCAATTGGTCTATAATCATTAGGAGTAGAAGGTCGATGAGTCTTCGGGATTAAGCAAGTTACAATTTGATTAATACCTGAAGGCATCTCTCGTTGAGCAAAGAATTGTTGAACTAAATTAGTGACATCTTCAGCAACTATGGACCAATGAGCTAAGAAGAAACCTACAGGAAATCCATCCGGCCCTGGGGAATTCCAACTAGGCATACCTCTGAGTACATTCTAAATTTCCTCTTGTGAAGAAATTGCTATAAGCGTTTCATTTTCTGCCTGAGTGATTATAGGATTAATAATATGAAAAGACTGATCTTGAATTTGAGGATTGGTAGATTTGGCAATGCTTGAGAAATGATTAGTAAGTAGTTTCTCCAAGTCATTGTGAGTATGATGCCACTGACCATGTT
The nucleotide sequence above comes from Papaver somniferum cultivar HN1 chromosome 8, ASM357369v1, whole genome shotgun sequence. Encoded proteins:
- the LOC113302950 gene encoding alpha/beta hydrolase domain-containing protein 17B-like, yielding MGGVTSSMAAKFAFFPPNPPSYKVVVDETTGKLTITGVPKKDNVNADVLRIPTKRGNEVIAVYVKNPLAKLTLLYSHGNAADLGQMYELFVDLSLHLCVNLMGYDYSGYGQSSGKPSEQNTYADIEATYRFLEENYGTKEEDVILYGQSVGSGPTLDLATRLRRLRAVVLHSPILSGLRVIYPVKKTYWFDIYKNIEKIPLVVCPVLVIHGTADDVVDFSHGKKLWEKCKEKYEPLWLKGGSHCNLEIYPEYIKHLKKFMSAIEKVSHLKIESGHHSQHSQEQSEPPRNSVDHREKPRLSMDLRQKSWSSVDQREKSRLSVDQREKSRLNVDQREKSRASVDCKEKSRSSTDRREKSRESVDLPDKARTSTDQPDKARNSIDRFGNMMRSVASCNIDCLKHTVSEA